A window of the Parabacteroides merdae ATCC 43184 genome harbors these coding sequences:
- a CDS encoding DUF6057 family protein encodes MKYKLVAFWLIVFGALFAFLQMCFEYHFYYIEQSQLFLFSEAYIRNKLLLPGGFSMLVAEFLVQFFIRPYVGALVTAVLLTGVGVCTAGIVKRIAPVSGLFILYVLPMLALLFMHFDFNYRVQGTVCYLMMMALLCGYMRIRNDLFRLVAGCVLVPVLFWLAGSITVLFAGMVCLFEGLRKTPKWYISLIGVAEVLLLGVGTVYFSLMGEYRWVFGPDLYYHYTLHPKEIIYYSWICLPLVFLIAFFVRNKNSLSGKKLFAGISCIAQLAMIAAVLWWGMPKYSDAKTLKLKKLDYFARTEQWDKTIEECKGKLTNFLYMCHLNMALANKGELSDKMFNFDQRGPQGLLVQWNKSENISCMLSDIYFTMGATASSQEMAFEGYVSAMEDGNPRMLKRLVQTNLIYGTYPVAEKYISILEKTYAYRDWAQSQRKYLYNDEVVESDPILGTRRRMLPDRNSLAMIKGLAGDLALFLEKGPANSAALQYLGAMYLLAKDLEGFKALVEKYYGTEFLPVLPVHFQEAVIVMSEKEPDYWKRFNVSETIVARFTDYKKQVLANRNNSAIAGLLNRSYGNTYWFYFMFK; translated from the coding sequence ATGAAATACAAACTTGTTGCCTTTTGGTTGATCGTTTTCGGAGCTTTGTTTGCTTTTTTGCAAATGTGTTTCGAGTATCATTTTTACTATATAGAACAGAGTCAGCTGTTTTTGTTTTCCGAGGCGTATATAAGGAATAAACTGCTTCTTCCGGGTGGCTTTTCCATGTTGGTGGCGGAATTCCTGGTGCAGTTTTTTATCCGTCCCTATGTTGGGGCGTTGGTTACTGCGGTCTTATTGACAGGTGTCGGGGTTTGTACGGCTGGTATTGTGAAACGGATCGCGCCTGTTTCGGGGCTTTTTATCCTTTATGTGCTACCGATGTTGGCTTTGCTGTTCATGCATTTCGACTTCAATTACAGGGTACAGGGCACTGTTTGCTACCTGATGATGATGGCTTTGCTCTGTGGGTATATGAGGATACGGAATGATCTTTTCCGTTTGGTGGCAGGTTGTGTGTTGGTTCCGGTCTTGTTTTGGTTGGCAGGATCGATTACCGTCTTGTTTGCCGGAATGGTTTGCCTGTTCGAAGGGTTGCGGAAGACGCCTAAATGGTATATCTCGTTGATCGGGGTTGCGGAAGTTTTGCTATTGGGTGTTGGAACGGTTTATTTCTCTTTGATGGGTGAATACCGATGGGTTTTTGGTCCGGATCTGTATTACCATTATACGCTCCATCCAAAAGAAATCATTTATTATTCTTGGATTTGCCTGCCTCTGGTCTTTCTTATCGCTTTCTTTGTCCGGAATAAGAATAGTTTGTCCGGGAAGAAATTGTTTGCGGGGATCAGTTGTATTGCTCAATTGGCTATGATTGCTGCCGTTCTGTGGTGGGGAATGCCCAAATATAGCGATGCAAAGACACTGAAGTTGAAAAAACTGGATTATTTTGCCCGAACGGAACAATGGGACAAGACGATAGAAGAATGTAAAGGGAAACTGACAAATTTCTTATATATGTGCCATCTGAATATGGCATTGGCCAATAAGGGAGAACTTTCGGATAAAATGTTCAACTTCGACCAGCGGGGACCTCAAGGGTTGCTTGTACAATGGAATAAATCGGAAAATATCTCTTGCATGCTCAGTGATATCTATTTTACGATGGGGGCAACCGCTTCATCGCAGGAAATGGCTTTTGAGGGGTATGTGAGTGCTATGGAGGATGGCAATCCTCGTATGTTGAAGAGACTGGTGCAGACAAATCTGATTTACGGTACGTATCCCGTAGCTGAAAAATATATCTCAATACTTGAGAAAACATATGCATACCGGGATTGGGCTCAATCACAGCGCAAATACCTTTATAATGACGAAGTTGTCGAAAGCGATCCCATATTAGGAACCCGTAGGCGGATGTTGCCGGATCGGAATTCATTGGCAATGATAAAGGGGTTGGCAGGAGATCTGGCGCTTTTCTTGGAAAAAGGACCTGCCAACTCTGCTGCTTTGCAGTATTTGGGTGCAATGTATTTATTGGCTAAGGATCTGGAAGGATTTAAAGCGCTGGTGGAAAAATATTACGGGACAGAGTTTTTGCCCGTATTGCCCGTGCATTTTCAGGAAGCCGTTATTGTGATGTCTGAAAAAGAACCGGATTACTGGAAACGTTTCAATGTCTCCGAAACAATTGTTGCCCGCTTCACCGACTATAAAAAGCAGGTGCTTGCGAACCGCAATAACAGTGCTATTGCCGGGCTGTTGAACCGGTCGTACGGAAATACCTACTGGTTTTACTTTATGTTTAAATGA
- a CDS encoding TolB family protein, translated as MERKNVYICMLAALLSCSDSVKVSRTLDAMPAIFPDYNGVVIPPNMAPLNFALDDQDAGSRAVFSFGGQQFEVKGEKGSIVIPPSKWKNLLESAAGDSIQVTVQVKQGNEWVAYSPFTIRVAPEKVDSYLAYRLIDPGYELWNKMGIYQRDLESYTQIPIIENKMSGNNCVNCHSFCMQDPNKMLFHMRETFPGTILVDGDKIEKLNTKTKETISPLVYPSWHPSGKYVAFSVNTTKQAFHLNDRNRVEVYDEASDVVVYDVEKHEIVTASNIFSKDAFETFPTFSPDGKTLYFCTAEARPIPQEYSEVKYNLCSVSFDPVTRAFGAQVDTLYNAKSGGMSASFPRVSPDGRYLLYTLSGYGNFSIWHKDADLYMADLQTGTSRPLVEVNSDDVESYHSWSSNSRWFVFSSRRIDGLYTRPYIAYVDEDGKVGKPFLLPQKDAGFYQSFMKSFNIPEFITGKVKVRGRVLAIKAKEDKGTDVRLAQQ; from the coding sequence ATGGAAAGAAAGAATGTATATATATGTATGCTGGCGGCTTTGTTGTCTTGTTCCGACTCGGTGAAAGTGAGCCGTACATTAGACGCGATGCCTGCCATTTTTCCGGATTATAACGGTGTGGTTATTCCTCCTAATATGGCTCCTTTGAATTTTGCTTTGGATGATCAGGATGCCGGATCGCGTGCTGTTTTTTCTTTTGGTGGGCAACAATTCGAGGTGAAAGGAGAAAAGGGTAGCATTGTGATTCCTCCTTCCAAATGGAAGAATTTGCTGGAATCGGCTGCCGGTGACTCCATACAGGTGACGGTCCAAGTGAAACAAGGCAATGAATGGGTGGCCTATTCTCCTTTTACTATCCGGGTTGCTCCAGAAAAGGTAGACTCTTATTTGGCTTATCGTCTGATCGATCCGGGATATGAGTTGTGGAACAAGATGGGAATCTATCAAAGGGATTTGGAGAGTTATACGCAAATTCCTATTATTGAAAATAAGATGAGTGGAAACAACTGTGTGAATTGCCATTCGTTTTGCATGCAGGATCCGAATAAGATGCTGTTTCATATGCGCGAGACTTTTCCGGGGACGATCCTGGTCGATGGCGATAAGATTGAAAAGCTGAATACCAAGACGAAGGAAACGATTTCTCCTTTGGTTTACCCTTCCTGGCATCCTTCGGGCAAATATGTGGCTTTCTCTGTGAATACAACCAAGCAGGCATTTCATCTGAATGACAGGAATAGGGTGGAAGTATATGACGAGGCTTCCGATGTAGTGGTGTACGATGTGGAAAAACACGAGATCGTGACGGCTTCAAATATCTTTTCGAAAGATGCTTTTGAAACATTTCCGACTTTCTCTCCCGACGGAAAGACACTCTATTTCTGTACAGCAGAGGCTCGACCTATTCCGCAGGAGTACTCGGAAGTCAAATATAATTTATGTTCCGTCTCTTTTGATCCGGTGACACGTGCTTTCGGGGCGCAGGTCGATACGCTTTACAATGCGAAGAGCGGTGGGATGAGTGCTTCTTTTCCGCGCGTTTCGCCTGACGGACGTTACCTTTTGTATACATTATCCGGTTATGGAAACTTTTCGATCTGGCATAAAGATGCTGATTTATATATGGCGGACCTTCAGACAGGCACGAGCCGTCCGTTGGTGGAAGTGAATAGCGACGATGTGGAAAGCTATCATTCCTGGAGTAGCAACAGTCGTTGGTTCGTATTCAGTAGCAGGAGGATAGACGGTTTATATACACGCCCATATATTGCTTATGTCGATGAAGACGGCAAAGTTGGCAAGCCCTTCCTGTTGCCTCAGAAAGATGCCGGTTTCTATCAGTCCTTTATGAAATCTTTCAATATCCCGGAATTTATAACCGGAAAGGTAAAAGTACGAGGCCGGGTCTTGGCTATTAAGGCAAAAGAGGATAAGGGGACGGATGTCAGGCTTGCTCAGCAATAA